The nucleotide window TTCCTCATCAGCCACGACAACATCACGCTCCCGGCGGTGATCTGGAGCTACTGGAACTCGAGCGCCACCAGCTTGGCCGCCGCGGTCACGTTGCTGATGACCGTCGTGCTGACGCCGCTCATCCTGATATTCTGGTGGTTCGGCAGGCGCTCGCTGATGCCGGAATCGTAAGAAGTCATCGAACAGGATTTCCGCTTGCCAGGCTGTGTCAAGGCTCCGCTCGGGCAAGAGTCGGCACCGACGCCCCGAAGCGTCATTCCCGCGGAAGCTTGCCCTCGACCCCGATCGGGGGCGGGAAGCCATGGGTGGAGAGAGGTCGAATAGGCCTACGGGACCGCAGCCATGACGAACTCCAAGATAGTCGGCACCTCCGTTCTCCGCGCCGAGGGACCGGACAAGGTCACGGGCCGCACTCGCTACGCCGCGGACGTTCCGCTCCAGGGGATGCTGTGGGGCAAGATCCTGCGCAGCCCGCATCCCCACGCGCGCATCCGTTCCATCGACGCCCGGCGGGCGCGTAACGCCCCCGGAGTCCGGGCCGTGGTCACGGGGCCGGATGTCCCGAACCACTACATGGGCAAGCAGATCCGCGACCTGCCGGTGCTGTGCTGGGACCGGGTGCGCTACGTCGGAGACCGGGTCGCCGCGGTGGCGGCGGATACGCCCGAGCAGGCCGAGGCCGCCCTGGCGCTCATCGAGGTGGACTACGAGGTCCTGCCCGCGGTGTTCGATCCGGTGGCCGCCACCGAGCCCGACGCGCCGCTGCTGCACGACGACGTCGCCGCCTACGATGGCGCGCCGCGCGAACGCCTGGCCACCGACGTGCGCAACGGCCTCACCCGCCTGGCCTGGCGCAAGGGAGACGTGGAGCAAGGGTTCCGCGAGGCCGACGTGGTGCTGGAGCATACCTTCCGCATACCCGGGCGCCACCAGGGCTACCTGGAGCCCCACGCCGGGCTCCTGTCCATCGATCCCGACGGCCGCGTGCAGGTCTGGGCCTCCACCAAGGACCCCTTCCGCACCCGCCGCATGCTCGCCGACACCCTGGGGATGGAGCACACGCGCGTGCGCGTGCATTCGGTGAACGTGGGCGGCGAGTTCGGCGCCAAGGGGGATGCGCGCGACCTGCCCGTGGCCTATTTCCTGGCGCGCGAATCCGGCCGGCCGGTGAAGATCGTCATGACCTACGCGGAGGAACTGGCCGCCTGCAACCCGGACGAGGCCACGGTGATGACCATCCGCAGCGGCCTCAAGCGCGACGGCCGCATCGTCGCGCGCCGCCTCAAGGCATGGCACGCCGGCGGCGCCTACGGCGGCACCAAGGCGAGCGCGTCGTTCGCCACCTGGCACTACGTCGGCGGCCTCTACCGCGTGGACAACGCCGAGTTCGAGTTCCTGCAGGTCTACACCAACACGACGCCAGGCGGTTACTACCGCAGTCCGGGCTCCATCCCGACCTTCTT belongs to Deltaproteobacteria bacterium and includes:
- a CDS encoding xanthine dehydrogenase family protein molybdopterin-binding subunit produces the protein MTNSKIVGTSVLRAEGPDKVTGRTRYAADVPLQGMLWGKILRSPHPHARIRSIDARRARNAPGVRAVVTGPDVPNHYMGKQIRDLPVLCWDRVRYVGDRVAAVAADTPEQAEAALALIEVDYEVLPAVFDPVAATEPDAPLLHDDVAAYDGAPRERLATDVRNGLTRLAWRKGDVEQGFREADVVLEHTFRIPGRHQGYLEPHAGLLSIDPDGRVQVWASTKDPFRTRRMLADTLGMEHTRVRVHSVNVGGEFGAKGDARDLPVAYFLARESGRPVKIVMTYAEELAACNPDEATVMTIRSGLKRDGRIVARRLKAWHAGGAYGGTKASASFATWHYVGGLYRVDNAEFEFLQVYTNTTPGGYYRSPGSIPTFFALESHTDILARELGMDPGEFRLRNVLRANEEDAIGKRLPGLQVHAVLARALEAADWHAPRSGPNRGRGVAVYGRHISGGETGIAVTAGTDGTLTVLSPTVDQGTGTHTILRQLVAEQMQVALERVRVATGDTDTVPYDTGARASRVTYVAGLALERACNELRDKLAGHAARMLECDPADVVYAEGAFSLRPDPGQSLTLAQVAARHPDDRTVTVEEDFRYPDETTYVCAQVAEVEVDPETGATRVERIVTAHDVGTVINPIMHQGQIDGGVIMGLGQAVMEELTLDNGKVANANLGDYKLPSIRDIPRLDTVLVDSEGGLAPHGGKAIGEFANNNPPAAIANAVADAVGVRLFEMPVTAERVYQGLKERGRNR